In Ectothiorhodospira sp. BSL-9, a single window of DNA contains:
- the mltF gene encoding membrane-bound lytic murein transglycosylase MltF encodes MEIVAFLLLVTLTLLFVFARPVTELDRVLAKGELVVATRLGNTTYQPWANGTSGFEYDLASAFAEHLGVELRILVPDRFESILPLVNAGRADMAAAGITITRPRLSQVRFGPSYMQVTEQLIYRSGRSRPQSLADLAGRTILVVAGSSHATTLAQLQPLYPGLEWEEVADTTPEDLLRQVWEGEAELTVVDSMELAATLRFFPELRVALELSEPRPLAWAFKRNADATLLREAEAFFEQITEDGRLEQILERYFGHVEMLDYAGLLIFMRRIRNRLDRFEPLFREAAQAHDLDWRLLAAISYQESHWDPGAISYTGVRGLMMLTRATAGQLGIQDRTDPRDSVFGGAEYFASLRGRLPDDIHEPDRTWMALAAYNVGLGHLHDARRITRSQGGDPNRWIDVMEHLPLLSQPDWYRQTRYGYARGWEPVHYVQNVRSFYDILTWLDTRDEAPGEPAPLTPRRGVAPLEILPPAL; translated from the coding sequence ATGGAGATTGTCGCCTTCCTGCTGCTGGTGACCCTCACCCTGCTGTTTGTCTTCGCGCGGCCCGTGACCGAACTGGACCGCGTGCTGGCCAAGGGCGAACTGGTGGTGGCCACCCGCCTGGGCAACACCACTTATCAACCCTGGGCCAACGGCACCAGCGGTTTCGAATATGACCTGGCCTCGGCGTTTGCCGAGCATCTGGGGGTGGAACTGCGCATCCTGGTGCCGGATCGCTTCGAGTCCATCCTGCCCCTGGTGAACGCCGGGCGTGCCGACATGGCCGCAGCCGGGATCACCATCACCCGGCCGCGCCTCAGCCAGGTACGCTTTGGGCCCAGTTACATGCAGGTAACAGAACAGCTGATCTACCGCAGCGGCAGGAGCCGACCGCAATCCCTGGCCGATCTGGCCGGCCGGACCATCCTGGTGGTGGCCGGCAGCAGTCACGCAACCACGCTGGCGCAGTTGCAGCCGCTCTACCCGGGGCTTGAATGGGAAGAAGTGGCGGACACCACTCCGGAGGATTTACTGCGCCAGGTGTGGGAGGGCGAGGCTGAACTCACGGTGGTGGACTCCATGGAACTGGCGGCCACATTGCGCTTCTTCCCGGAACTCAGGGTAGCGCTGGAACTGTCGGAACCCAGGCCGCTGGCCTGGGCCTTCAAGCGCAACGCGGACGCGACCCTGCTCAGGGAGGCCGAGGCCTTCTTCGAACAGATCACGGAGGATGGGCGCCTGGAACAGATACTGGAACGGTATTTCGGGCACGTGGAGATGCTGGATTATGCTGGCCTACTCATCTTCATGCGTCGCATCAGGAATCGTCTGGACCGTTTTGAGCCCCTGTTTCGCGAGGCGGCCCAGGCGCACGATCTGGACTGGCGTCTGCTGGCCGCCATCAGTTATCAGGAGTCCCACTGGGACCCGGGCGCCATCTCCTACACGGGGGTACGCGGCCTGATGATGCTCACCCGGGCCACCGCCGGCCAACTGGGGATACAGGACCGCACCGACCCCCGTGACTCGGTCTTCGGCGGCGCGGAGTATTTCGCCAGCCTGCGCGGGCGTCTGCCGGATGACATTCATGAACCGGATCGAACCTGGATGGCCCTGGCCGCCTATAACGTAGGCCTGGGGCACCTCCACGATGCCCGCCGGATCACCCGATCCCAGGGGGGGGATCCGAATCGCTGGATAGACGTGATGGAGCACCTGCCTCTGCTCAGTCAGCCCGACTGGTACCGGCAAACCCGCTACGGCTATGCCCGTGGCTGGGAACCGGTGCATTACGTGCAGAACGTGCGCAGCTTCTACGACATCCTCACCTGGCTGGACACCCGGGACGAAGCCCCGGGGGAACCTGCACCACTAACACCACGCCGGGGCGTTGCGCCTCTGGAGATCCTGCCCCCAGCTCTATGA
- the tadA gene encoding tRNA adenosine(34) deaminase TadA encodes MDPDDVHWMHQALELARRAADNGEVPVGALVVRGGDCLGRAGNQPIGLADPTAHAEILALREAAQREGNYRLPGSTVYVTLEPCGMCIGAMIHARVERVVFGAYDPKTGAAGSAADLVNLPMHNHRLQVTGGVLSQACGDLLRDFFRSRRGRRS; translated from the coding sequence ATGGATCCCGATGACGTCCACTGGATGCATCAGGCCCTGGAACTGGCCCGGCGGGCGGCCGACAACGGCGAGGTGCCAGTGGGGGCCCTGGTGGTTCGTGGGGGAGACTGCCTTGGCCGCGCTGGCAACCAGCCCATCGGCCTGGCCGACCCCACGGCCCATGCCGAGATCCTGGCGCTGCGCGAGGCCGCTCAGCGGGAAGGGAACTATCGCCTGCCGGGCAGCACCGTCTACGTCACCCTGGAGCCCTGTGGCATGTGTATCGGTGCCATGATCCATGCCCGAGTAGAGCGGGTGGTGTTTGGTGCATACGACCCCAAAACCGGCGCCGCCGGCAGCGCTGCCGATCTGGTCAACCTGCCCATGCACAATCATCGTTTGCAGGTGACCGGCGGTGTGCTCTCCCAGGCCTGCGGCGACCTGTTGCGGGATTTCTTTCGCTCGCGGCGTGGGCGGCGCTCATAG
- a CDS encoding HDOD domain-containing protein: MKRNLDSKEIVDEFVADLRADLQGNGIQIPTLPDVSIQALFTINRDDSSIDDVTSVVARDTAMAARLIRYANSPVYRGLTRCATIKSSITRLGLEKTKNVLLSLAMRDVFSTGHRGIRQRMETLWEHSVEVAVVSTLLARRYRHLDQEEAMLAGLIHDVGVIPILNKAKNVDVIVENEKHLNLIIASLHMAVGKAVLKAWNFEQELIDVAAEHDNLGRDPGDDKPVDYVDIVQAANIESYQSTRHRLASVDRMKVASLRRLGATPEDPTLPWDEDPTAMQQISRIFV; encoded by the coding sequence GTGAAAAGAAATCTCGATTCCAAAGAGATCGTCGACGAATTCGTAGCGGATCTTCGCGCAGATCTTCAGGGAAATGGCATCCAGATTCCCACCCTGCCGGATGTCTCCATCCAGGCGCTGTTCACGATCAACCGCGACGACAGCTCCATTGACGATGTCACCTCGGTGGTGGCCCGGGACACCGCCATGGCGGCACGCCTGATTCGCTATGCCAACAGTCCCGTTTACCGGGGGCTGACCCGTTGTGCCACCATCAAGTCTTCCATCACCCGGCTGGGGCTGGAGAAGACCAAGAATGTACTGCTGTCACTGGCCATGCGGGACGTGTTCAGCACCGGTCACCGGGGCATTCGCCAACGCATGGAAACCCTCTGGGAGCATAGCGTGGAGGTGGCCGTGGTCAGCACCCTGCTGGCCCGTCGCTACCGGCATCTGGACCAGGAGGAGGCCATGCTGGCAGGCCTGATCCACGATGTGGGCGTGATCCCCATCCTGAACAAGGCCAAGAATGTGGATGTGATCGTCGAGAACGAGAAGCATCTCAACCTGATCATCGCCTCGCTCCACATGGCCGTGGGCAAGGCGGTGCTCAAGGCCTGGAACTTCGAGCAGGAACTGATCGACGTGGCCGCCGAGCACGACAACCTGGGGCGTGACCCGGGGGATGACAAACCCGTGGACTATGTGGATATCGTCCAGGCAGCCAACATCGAAAGCTACCAGTCCACCCGCCACCGACTGGCCTCGGTGGACCGCATGAAAGTGGCCTCCCTGCGTCGCCTGGGGGCCACCCCGGAAGACCCGACCCTGCCCTGGGACGAAGACCCGACCGCCATGCAGCAGATCAGCCGGATCTTCGTCTGA
- the guaA gene encoding glutamine-hydrolyzing GMP synthase produces MTAADIHAYRILIIDFGSQYTQLIARRIREAGVYSEIHPWDMDEAAIRDFAPTGIILSGGPESVNESDPPGVPQCVFELGVPVLGICYGMQTMAAQLGGCVEGSDHREFGYAQVRAHGHTPLLTDIEDHTTPEGFGMLDVWMSHGDRVTQMPDGFKLMASTEAAPIAGMADEARGFYGVQFHPEVTHTTQGQRILSRFVHDICGCENLWTAGNIIEDMTARVRDQVGDDHVVLGLSGGVDSSVVGALLHKAIGDQLTCVFVDTGLLRHQEGDQVMATFARHMGVRVIRVDAEDRFLSALEGEADPEEKRRIIGRLFVEVFDEEASKLTNARWLAQGTIYPDVIESAGSKTGKAHVIKSHHNVGGLPETMKMGLVEPLRELFKDEVRRIGVELGLPTEMVYRHPFPGPGLGVRILGQVKKEYADLLRRADHIFIEELRAAGLYDQVSQAFAVFLPVKSVGVMGDGRRYDYVVALRAVETIDFMTARWAHLPYEFLDKVSRRIINEIKGISRVTYDISGKPPATIEWE; encoded by the coding sequence ATGACCGCTGCCGATATTCACGCCTACCGCATTCTCATTATCGATTTCGGTTCCCAGTACACCCAGCTCATCGCGCGACGCATTCGCGAGGCTGGGGTGTATTCCGAGATCCACCCCTGGGACATGGACGAGGCTGCCATCCGGGACTTCGCCCCCACGGGAATCATCCTCTCCGGTGGCCCCGAGTCAGTCAACGAGAGCGATCCGCCCGGTGTGCCCCAGTGTGTGTTCGAACTGGGTGTGCCGGTGCTGGGCATCTGCTACGGCATGCAGACCATGGCCGCCCAGCTGGGCGGATGCGTGGAAGGGTCGGACCACCGGGAGTTTGGTTATGCCCAAGTGCGTGCCCACGGCCATACTCCGCTGCTCACCGATATCGAGGACCACACCACCCCGGAAGGATTCGGGATGCTGGATGTGTGGATGTCCCATGGCGATCGGGTCACGCAGATGCCCGATGGCTTCAAGCTCATGGCCTCCACCGAGGCGGCCCCCATCGCCGGCATGGCCGATGAGGCCCGGGGCTTCTATGGCGTGCAGTTCCACCCGGAGGTCACCCATACCACCCAGGGGCAGCGCATCCTGTCGCGCTTCGTGCACGATATCTGTGGCTGCGAGAACCTCTGGACCGCCGGCAACATCATCGAGGACATGACTGCCCGCGTGCGTGACCAGGTGGGCGACGACCATGTGGTGCTGGGCCTCTCCGGTGGCGTGGACTCCTCGGTGGTGGGTGCCCTGCTGCACAAGGCCATTGGCGATCAGCTCACCTGCGTCTTCGTGGATACCGGCCTGCTCCGTCACCAGGAAGGTGACCAGGTGATGGCCACCTTTGCCCGGCACATGGGCGTGCGCGTGATCCGCGTCGATGCCGAAGATCGCTTCCTGTCGGCCCTGGAAGGAGAGGCGGATCCGGAAGAAAAGCGCCGCATCATCGGCCGTCTGTTCGTGGAGGTCTTCGACGAGGAGGCCAGCAAGCTCACCAACGCCCGCTGGCTGGCCCAGGGCACCATCTACCCGGATGTGATCGAGTCTGCCGGCTCCAAGACCGGCAAGGCCCATGTGATCAAGTCCCACCACAATGTGGGCGGACTGCCCGAGACCATGAAGATGGGTCTGGTGGAGCCCCTGCGGGAGCTGTTCAAGGACGAGGTGCGTCGCATCGGCGTGGAGCTGGGTCTGCCCACGGAGATGGTCTACCGTCATCCCTTCCCGGGGCCCGGGCTTGGGGTGCGCATCCTGGGTCAGGTGAAGAAGGAGTACGCGGACCTGCTGCGCCGGGCCGACCATATCTTCATCGAGGAGCTGCGCGCCGCCGGGCTGTACGACCAGGTCTCCCAGGCCTTTGCGGTGTTCCTGCCCGTGAAATCGGTGGGTGTGATGGGCGATGGCCGCCGCTACGACTACGTGGTGGCCCTGCGCGCCGTGGAGACCATCGACTTCATGACCGCCCGCTGGGCCCATCTGCCCTATGAGTTCCTGGACAAGGTCTCACGCCGCATCATCAACGAGATCAAGGGCATCTCCCGGGTCACCTACGACATCTCCGGCAAGCCGCCGGCGACGATCGAGTGGGAGTAA
- the guaB gene encoding IMP dehydrogenase, with protein MRIVQEALTFDDVLLLPAHSRVLPKEVDLSTRFTRGITLNIPLVSAAMDTVTEARLAIAIAQEGGIGIVHKNMNIQAQAHQVRIVKKYESGVIVDPIIVTPDTSIRDVLAITRANDISGVPVVSGKDLVGIVTSRDLRFETRMDAPVSQIMTPKERLVTVREGADREEVQHLLHEHRIEKVLVVNDDFHLRGMITVKDIQKSTDFPIACKDEQGRLRVGAALGVGAGTEERCEALVDAGVDVVIVDTAHGHSQGVLDRVAWVKKHFPHVQVVGGNIATGEAALALVDAGADAVKVGIGPGSICTTRIVAGVGVPQVTAIDNVRQALKDTDVPLIADGGVRFSGDFAKAMAAGAHSVMLGSLFAGTEEAPGEVELYQGRSYKSYRGMGSLGAMQQGSSDRYFQDNEGNANVDKLVPEGIEGRVPYKGSIVAIIHQLVGGLRSSMGYVGCSSIEEMRTRPGFVRVTAAGMRESHVHDVAITKEAPNYRMD; from the coding sequence ATGCGCATCGTCCAGGAAGCCCTCACCTTCGACGACGTCCTTCTGCTACCCGCTCACTCAAGGGTATTGCCTAAGGAAGTCGATCTCAGCACGCGGTTCACCCGCGGCATCACCCTGAACATCCCCCTGGTATCGGCCGCCATGGACACGGTCACCGAGGCCCGTCTTGCCATTGCCATCGCCCAGGAGGGCGGTATCGGCATCGTTCACAAGAATATGAACATCCAGGCCCAGGCGCATCAGGTGCGCATCGTCAAGAAATACGAGAGTGGTGTGATCGTGGATCCCATCATCGTGACACCGGATACCAGTATCCGCGACGTGCTGGCCATTACCCGTGCCAATGATATCTCCGGGGTGCCGGTGGTCAGTGGCAAGGACCTGGTGGGCATCGTCACCAGCCGCGACCTGCGCTTTGAAACCCGCATGGATGCCCCGGTCTCCCAGATCATGACCCCCAAGGAACGCCTGGTCACCGTGCGCGAGGGTGCCGATCGGGAGGAGGTCCAGCATCTGCTGCATGAGCACCGCATCGAGAAGGTGCTGGTAGTGAACGACGACTTCCACCTGCGTGGCATGATCACCGTGAAGGATATCCAGAAATCCACTGACTTCCCCATCGCCTGCAAGGACGAGCAGGGACGCCTGCGGGTGGGAGCGGCCCTGGGCGTGGGGGCCGGCACCGAGGAACGCTGCGAGGCGCTGGTGGATGCGGGCGTGGACGTGGTGATCGTGGATACGGCTCACGGCCATTCTCAGGGCGTGCTGGATCGCGTGGCCTGGGTGAAGAAGCACTTCCCGCATGTGCAGGTGGTGGGCGGCAACATCGCCACGGGTGAGGCTGCCCTGGCGCTGGTGGATGCGGGCGCCGATGCCGTCAAGGTGGGTATTGGCCCCGGCTCCATCTGCACCACGCGCATCGTTGCTGGTGTGGGTGTGCCCCAGGTCACGGCCATCGACAACGTGCGCCAGGCCCTCAAGGACACGGACGTGCCGCTCATTGCGGACGGCGGTGTGCGCTTCTCCGGTGACTTTGCCAAGGCCATGGCCGCCGGTGCCCACTCGGTGATGCTGGGCAGCCTGTTTGCCGGCACGGAGGAGGCCCCTGGCGAGGTGGAGCTCTACCAGGGCCGTTCCTACAAGTCTTATCGGGGCATGGGCTCTCTGGGCGCCATGCAGCAGGGGTCCTCGGATCGTTACTTCCAGGACAACGAGGGCAACGCCAACGTGGACAAGCTGGTGCCGGAGGGGATCGAGGGCCGGGTACCCTACAAGGGCAGCATCGTGGCGATCATTCATCAACTGGTGGGTGGGCTGCGTTCTTCCATGGGCTATGTGGGCTGCTCCAGCATCGAGGAGATGCGCACGCGCCCCGGCTTTGTGCGGGTGACTGCTGCGGGGATGCGTGAGAGCCACGTGCACGACGTGGCGATCACCAAGGAAGCCCCCAACTACCGGATGGACTGA
- the xseA gene encoding exodeoxyribonuclease VII large subunit, which produces MPPILTVSDLNEAVRNELEGGFPLVWVEGELSNLARPASGHLYFSLKDSGAQVRCALFRNRARLLGFRPADGTQVLARARVSLYVPRGDYQLIVEHMEESGDGALRRAFEVLRRKLESEGLFDPAARRPLPAFPRRVGVITSPSGAAIRDILAVLRRRFPALPVLVFPVPVQGAEAAPAIVRALDQAASRGDCDVLILARGGGSLEDLWAFNEESVARAIRACPLPVVSGVGHETDVTITDFAADLRAATPSAAAELVSPNGQDLIRRVAHQQALLQERMERRLQALRLQLQGLERHLRQQHPERRLQDRSQRLDELEQRLRQAMVRRQRDHRTQLRVLWSRLQRTSPAARVLTGQERCAQLSQRLHRAMDLRLERLNTRLTSNARTLHTISPLATLGRGYSILMTETGEVIRAASQVQPDQRLQARLSQGEIQCRVEETREPSP; this is translated from the coding sequence ATGCCCCCGATCCTGACTGTCTCAGACCTGAACGAAGCCGTCCGTAACGAACTGGAAGGGGGCTTTCCGCTGGTCTGGGTGGAAGGCGAGCTCTCCAACCTGGCTCGCCCCGCCTCCGGACACCTGTACTTCTCGCTCAAGGACAGCGGTGCGCAGGTCCGTTGCGCCCTGTTTCGCAATCGCGCCCGACTGCTGGGGTTTCGGCCCGCCGATGGCACTCAGGTGCTGGCTCGGGCCCGGGTGAGCCTGTACGTGCCCCGTGGCGACTACCAGCTGATCGTCGAGCACATGGAGGAGTCCGGCGATGGCGCCCTGCGCCGCGCCTTCGAGGTGCTGCGCCGCAAACTGGAGTCCGAGGGGCTGTTCGATCCGGCAGCACGCCGCCCCCTGCCCGCCTTCCCACGGCGCGTGGGTGTGATCACCTCCCCCTCCGGCGCCGCCATCCGCGACATCCTCGCGGTGCTCAGGCGCCGCTTCCCGGCCCTGCCGGTGCTGGTGTTCCCCGTGCCGGTGCAGGGGGCCGAGGCCGCCCCGGCCATCGTCCGGGCCCTGGATCAGGCCGCCTCCCGGGGTGATTGCGATGTGCTCATTCTGGCCCGGGGTGGCGGCTCCCTGGAAGACCTGTGGGCCTTCAACGAGGAATCGGTGGCCCGTGCCATCCGCGCCTGCCCCCTGCCGGTGGTCAGCGGCGTGGGCCATGAAACCGACGTGACCATTACCGACTTCGCTGCCGATCTGCGCGCCGCCACCCCCTCGGCTGCTGCCGAACTGGTCAGCCCCAATGGCCAGGACCTGATTCGGCGCGTGGCGCATCAGCAGGCCCTGTTGCAGGAGCGCATGGAGCGCCGGCTCCAGGCGCTGCGTTTGCAGCTTCAGGGCCTGGAGCGTCACCTGCGCCAGCAACATCCCGAGCGACGGCTGCAGGATCGCAGCCAGCGCCTGGACGAACTGGAGCAGCGTCTGCGCCAGGCCATGGTGCGTCGACAACGGGATCATCGAACCCAGCTGCGTGTACTCTGGTCGCGCCTGCAGCGCACCTCGCCGGCGGCCCGCGTGCTGACCGGGCAGGAGCGCTGCGCGCAGCTCTCGCAGCGCCTGCACCGGGCCATGGACCTGCGCCTGGAACGCCTGAACACCCGCCTGACCAGCAACGCCCGCACCCTGCACACCATCAGCCCCCTGGCCACCCTGGGCCGGGGTTACAGCATCCTGATGACTGAAACCGGCGAGGTGATCCGCGCGGCCAGCCAGGTCCAGCCGGACCAGCGCCTGCAGGCCCGGTTGAGCCAGGGTGAGATCCAGTGCCGGGTGGAAGAGACCCGGGAACCCTCACCATGA
- a CDS encoding HAD family hydrolase, whose translation MSHSLKALIWDVDGTLADTERDGHRVAFNEAFAEAGLDWHWSVERYAGLLAVTGGKERIRYFLKQDAPTFEAPEDLDAFVAGLHARKTARFAAMLEQGRIPLRPGVERLLQEARASGVRLAIATTTSPANVEGLLRANLGEASIGWFQVIGAGDVVPDKKPAPDIYHHVLEGLDLSPAACLAIEDSGHGLAAALGAGIGTVMTVNGYTADEDFTGALAVLDHLGEPGRPCRVLRGEGPEPGVATLSWLQALHERRTGRA comes from the coding sequence GTGAGCCATTCACTCAAAGCATTGATCTGGGATGTGGACGGAACACTGGCGGACACGGAGCGGGACGGGCATCGCGTCGCCTTCAACGAAGCCTTTGCCGAGGCCGGTCTGGACTGGCACTGGTCGGTGGAGCGCTACGCGGGGCTTCTGGCCGTGACCGGTGGCAAGGAGCGCATCCGATATTTCCTGAAGCAGGATGCCCCCACATTCGAGGCACCCGAAGACCTGGATGCCTTCGTGGCGGGGCTGCATGCCCGCAAGACGGCCCGGTTCGCGGCCATGCTGGAGCAGGGGCGCATTCCGTTGCGTCCGGGGGTGGAGCGGCTGCTGCAGGAGGCGCGCGCGTCGGGGGTGAGGCTGGCCATTGCCACCACCACCTCGCCGGCCAATGTGGAGGGTTTGCTGCGAGCGAATCTGGGGGAGGCCTCCATCGGCTGGTTCCAGGTGATCGGTGCCGGGGACGTGGTGCCGGACAAGAAGCCGGCTCCGGATATCTATCACCATGTACTGGAGGGGCTGGATCTGTCGCCCGCAGCGTGCCTGGCCATCGAGGATTCGGGCCATGGCCTGGCGGCGGCCCTTGGGGCGGGCATCGGGACCGTGATGACGGTCAATGGCTACACGGCCGACGAGGACTTTACCGGCGCCCTGGCCGTGCTGGATCACCTGGGCGAGCCGGGGCGGCCGTGCCGGGTCTTGCGGGGGGAGGGCCCGGAGCCGGGCGTGGCCACCCTGTCCTGGCTGCAGGCCCTGCATGAGCGGCGTACAGGCCGGGCCTGA
- the dksA gene encoding RNA polymerase-binding protein DksA, which translates to MASSSNQPNQSGKMSRPDDGIAPYQPTEGEEYMNRDQKEHFRDILLAWRQQLMEEVDRTVGHMKEDAANFADPADRATQEEEFSLELRTRDRERKLIRKIEEALTDLDNGDYGYCEACGVEIGIRRLEARPTATLCIDCKTLQEIKEKQMA; encoded by the coding sequence ATGGCCTCCAGCAGCAATCAGCCCAACCAATCCGGCAAGATGTCCCGACCGGATGATGGAATTGCCCCTTACCAGCCCACGGAGGGCGAGGAGTACATGAATCGGGACCAGAAGGAGCACTTCCGCGATATCCTTCTGGCCTGGCGCCAGCAACTCATGGAGGAAGTGGACCGCACCGTAGGTCACATGAAAGAAGACGCCGCCAATTTTGCCGACCCGGCCGACCGCGCCACCCAGGAAGAGGAATTCAGCCTGGAACTGCGCACCCGGGACCGTGAGCGCAAGCTGATCCGCAAGATCGAAGAGGCGCTCACCGATCTGGACAACGGCGACTACGGTTACTGCGAAGCCTGTGGCGTGGAGATCGGCATCCGTCGTCTGGAAGCCCGCCCCACGGCCACCTTGTGCATCGACTGCAAGACCCTGCAGGAGATCAAGGAAAAGCAGATGGCCTGA
- the gluQRS gene encoding tRNA glutamyl-Q(34) synthetase GluQRS, whose translation MATPLEPAYTGRFAPSPTGPLHFGSLVAAVISWLDARTHGGTWRVRMEDLDPPREEPGAADRILRTLDAHGLHWDGPVLYQSTRLTAYADAMQQLREQGWAYDCGCTRREIAALALQGLEGPVYPGTCREGLPAGKSPRALRVRTHDDPICFSDRAQGEVCQQLASQIGDFVIRRADGLTAYQLAVVVDDAFQGVTHVVRGIDLLASTPRQIHLQRLLGHSKPVYLHHPVVLDHEGAKLSKQTHAPAVDDATPGQNLSRALDFLGLGGDGVGDRVEEVLEAALTRYSPPSSLGQQDPHPACLPPGTRHHW comes from the coding sequence ATGGCCACACCCTTGGAACCCGCCTACACAGGTCGTTTCGCCCCCTCCCCCACCGGTCCGCTGCATTTTGGCTCCCTGGTCGCAGCCGTGATCTCCTGGCTGGATGCCCGCACCCATGGCGGAACATGGCGGGTTCGCATGGAAGACCTGGACCCTCCTCGGGAGGAACCCGGCGCCGCTGACCGCATCCTTCGTACACTCGACGCCCATGGCCTGCACTGGGATGGTCCGGTGCTCTATCAAAGCACCCGGCTTACGGCCTATGCCGATGCCATGCAGCAGCTGCGGGAGCAGGGCTGGGCCTACGACTGCGGCTGCACCCGTCGGGAGATCGCCGCCCTGGCCCTGCAGGGGCTGGAAGGCCCCGTCTATCCGGGCACCTGCCGCGAGGGCCTGCCCGCCGGCAAATCGCCCCGCGCCCTGCGGGTACGCACCCATGATGATCCCATCTGCTTCAGCGATCGCGCCCAGGGTGAGGTGTGCCAGCAACTGGCAAGCCAGATCGGTGATTTCGTGATCCGAAGGGCCGATGGGCTCACGGCCTATCAACTGGCTGTGGTGGTGGACGACGCCTTCCAGGGCGTCACCCACGTGGTCCGGGGCATTGACCTGCTGGCCTCGACGCCACGACAGATCCATCTGCAACGGCTGCTGGGCCATTCCAAGCCCGTGTATCTGCATCATCCGGTGGTCCTGGATCACGAGGGCGCCAAACTCTCCAAGCAGACCCACGCCCCGGCGGTGGATGACGCAACACCTGGGCAAAACCTGTCACGGGCGCTGGATTTTCTGGGGCTGGGAGGGGATGGGGTCGGGGATCGTGTGGAAGAAGTATTGGAAGCGGCCCTGACAAGATACTCCCCACCCTCCTCCCTTGGCCAACAAGACCCGCATCCGGCATGCTTACCCCCTGGCACCCGTCACCATTGGTAA